The Stackebrandtia nassauensis DSM 44728 genome includes the window CGCTCAACGCAGAACAGATTGCCTTCCGGGTCGGCCATCGTCACCCAGCCCGTACCGTCGGGCTTTCGGTGGTCCTCGTACCCGGCAGCGCCAATCCCCTTCAGCCGTTCGACTTCCTCGTCGCGGGTGCGGTCGGTGGGTATGACGTCGAGATGGATGCGGCGCCCGGTTCTTGGTTCACTGTGTTTCCCCTCGGGCACCTGGATGAACAGCATTCCCGGCATCGGGGCGGGCGCCTCGAGCAGCACCTCCGCGTCGCCGGGTTCGTCCTGGTCCGAGATCGGCCAGCCGGTCACCTCACTCCAGAAACGTGCCAGCTCGTAGGCGTTGGCACAGTCGACGGTGATGTGCCTGACGGTCGCGACCACGGGATCTCCTTTTGTGAATGTGTTAGCCGCCGGAAGGTTAACGCAGTGCCTCGGCGATGGCCACCTCGCTGGCGACGCGCTCCGGCAGCTCGTCGTCGACGGCCCAGGCCGCGTTCTCCATCGCGCGCAGGAACGCCCAGGCGCGGGCGCGTTCGGGGGCGACGCCCAGGCCCTCGGCGGTGCGGGCCACGACCTGGCAGGCGAACCCGGCCTCGGGCCGGTGATGGATCTGTTTGTCGATGAAGAAACCGGCGTCGAAGGCCCGCTCCCCCAGCAGCGGCTTGGGATCGATGAGCAGCCACGGTTCCCGTTGTGCCGCCACGATGTTGCCCAGGTGGGTGTCGCGGTTGACGATGCCCTCGGGCCCGTCGGGCTTGGCCAGTTCGCGGCACAGGTCGACCGCCTGCGCCACCAGGTGGGCGGGCAGCTCACCGTCGGCGTTGGCGGGGATCTCGGACTCCCAGACGGCCACCAGGTCGCGCACCAGCGGCAGCGAGGGGTAGCCCGGGGTCGCGACGGGTTCGCGCCACAGCCTGCGATATAGGGCGCTGGCGATGTCGATCTTGTCGGCGTTCTCCGGGCTGCCCTCCAGGACGACGCCCTCGTAGGACTGTTGGACCAGTGGCGACCCCGGGGTGGCCAGTTCCATCAGCATCGCGCCGGTGCCGGGGTCGTAGTCGTACAGTTTGACGGCACCCTCACCGTTGTAGTGGTGCAGGGCGGTGGCCTCGGCCCGGTTCTCCTCGTCGACAACGGTGAGTTTCAGCACGGCGGACGAGCCGTCGGCGCGCCGCACCGGCGCCACGTAGGAGTGGGTGCCGCCGGTGAACGCCTCGCCGGTGATCTCCAGGTCCCAGGCGTCGCAGCGATCGGCGATCAGGTCGGGCAGCGCCGCCAGCCAGCGTTCGCCCGCCTCCTCGAAGATGTCGCGAATCAGCTCGGCCACGGGTTCGGGAACAGTGCGCACCGCACGAGTATGAACCGTGGTGCCCGACCGGTCCAGCGCATATCGCGTGGGTTTCGTGACAGGCTTGCGGCATGGACGCGGTAATGAGCCTGACCACCGACTATGGACTCGACGACGGTTTCGTGGCGGTGTGCCACGGGGTCGCCGCCGCCCGGGTTCCCGACGTGCGCCTCATCGACGTCTCGCACGCGATCCCGCCCGGCGACATCCGGCGCGGCGCGGTCGTGATGGCGCAGACCCTGCCGTACCTGCCCGCCGGGGTGCACGTCGGCGTCGTCGACCCCGGCGTGGGCACCACCAGGCGACCGGTGGCGATCGAGGCCGGTGACAGCGTGCTGGTGGGCCCCGACAACGGTCTGCTGGGCTGGGCGGCCGAGGCACTGGGCGGGGCGCGACGCGCGATCGCCCTGACCAACGCCGAACTGCACCGCCATCCCACCTCGCACACCTTCCACGGCCGTGACATCTTCGTGCCGGTGGCGGCGGCGTTCCTGTCGGGCGTGGCGCTGGACGACGCGGGCGACCCCGTCAAACTATCCACTCTAGAGCGACTTCCGCGACCATCGGTCACCACCGACGACCAGGGACTCGCCGCCGACGTGCTCGCGGTCGACCACTTCGGAAACGTCCAGTTGGCGGCCGACGGCGGCCTGCTCGGCGAATACGGCGAGAACTTCCAGGTAGGACAGTTCCGCGCGACCCGGGGCGACATGTTCGCCGCCGCCGAACCCGGCGAACTGGTGGTGCTGGCCGACTCGGCCGGAAAAGTCGCACTGGCCGTCAACGGCGGCTCGGCCGCCGCCCTGCTGAACCTGAAACCGGGCGACACCGTCCGGCTCGAAGTCGCCTTAGCTGCCCGTCAGCGGATTCCAGTCCCGCTCGTACTCCCCCAGCCACAGCTGCGGCGCGTAGTGGGTCACCATCCGCTGCAACTCCTTGCGAACCCCCGACACCGGAAGGAAGTAACGCAGCCGCTGCTTCGGCAGGTCCGGGTGCGGCGGCTCGTCGGTCACCAACCACGCGCGCAACAGTTGCGCATGTGGATGGTCGTCGAGCACCGACTCCCGCAGGTACGCCTCGAAGGCGAACGCCCGCCGAATCTCCCCCGCGCTGGACTGAGCGTGGGGCTGCGGCGCGATCTTGTAACTGGTACCGACTCCGGCCAGATCCTGCCAGGTGGTGAGCGTCGCGTTGCGACGGTGCACCCACCACACCCCGTTCATGTCAACGGCGATCGCGGGCTGACTGTGACTGCGCCTGGGCAGGGTCACCAACGCCAGCACCGCGGCGACGGTCAGCAGAGTGCCCGCGACACTCACGACCACACCGATGGTGAACGCGCTGTCAGCGGGCTTGAAGTCCCCCGAAACCAGTACGTAGCTGGAGAACCCCGCCAAGGTTCCACACAGGATCGTCATCAGTATGAACTGAAGCCGATGTTCGCGGGTGCCATGCCGGGCCCACACCGCGTCGGATCTCGGTGCCCTGAACGGCATTTGGGGGTGTTTGCGCACGGACGTCACTTTAGCGGTGGCACTCGCGGGCCATGCACGCGGAAAGTCCTCCGTCACTGTCGCAGACCGAGCCATCGCCGCGCGTCGTGTTCCCGCACCGCGTTCGCGAATTCCTCCATCATCACCGGGGCTACTTCGCCGAAGCGCAAACGGATCCGGGGCATGTGCGGATGCGCCGCCTCCTCCTCGACTCCCCAGAGTTCGGCCAGGTGGCGATGCCGCGCCCGCGTCATCTGGTGCAAGTAGACCTCGACGTGAAGATCACGCTGGTGCGGACTGTACAACGAGAACCGGGTCCACGGGACCTTGACGAAGCCGCAGCCGACGCCAGCGATGTCCGGCCACGCCAGCAGGCTCGCCTCGTCACGGTCGACCCACCAGATCCCGTGCTCGTCCACCGCGAAACCCAACCGTCGCCGTTTCAGGTACGGACGGATCAACCTCAGGTACAGCCCGAGCGCCAGTAGCACGCAGAACCCCAGGACGAACGCGAAATACCCGTCGCCGGATTCGGCACGCTCCGAAACTTCCGCGAATCCGCCCGACGACCCCAGCATCAGCGCGCTGACGACCACCATGGCCCCGATCATCACGGCGCCCACGACGAACCCCGTGCGATCGTCGCGGGCCACGAGCCCGATCCACGACGCGTCGGGATGCGGCTGGGCGGGGCGGGAGCGGTTCACGCACCCACGGTATAGCCGCAGTGCAACCGACTCAGTCTCGCCGACAACGCTTCCGCCGCCGTACGACGGGGTCAGGTCTGCGGCGGGATCCTCGGCTGAACTCCAGTGTGGAACTCGCGCATCTGGCCGATGCCCTCGGCCAGGCCGGACAGTTTCGAGGTGGCCTCGTTGAGCCGGGTCATGGTCGGGTCCTCACCCGACACGACGCCGTCCAGGGCGCCCTGTTCGGCGACGACCTGGGCGGCGGCGCCCACCAGGTCCTCATAGGCCGACACGCCGGTCTCGAAGCGCTCCACCATGAGCCCGTGGGTCTCGGTCAGCGAGCCGCGGCGGTCCGGTGGGGTGATGTTGACGGACTTCTCGACGCTGCGGATCTGGTCGGCCAGGTCGCGAAGGGCCCGTTGGGATTCCCGGACGTCGACGAGGGTGTCGGCGGCCGGTCCGGCCAAGCGGGGCGCGATCTCGTCGAAGGCCAGCGCGGCGGCCTCCAACCGTTGCCAGCCGTGCGAGGCGGCCGAGTTGCGGTACTGGACCGCCATGCGGCCGCGACGGACCTTCCCGGCGATGGCTCCGGCGATGTTCTGGGCCTCGGCCGACAGCGCGGCGGTGCCGTAGACGGCGAGCTGTTCGTTCTCGGCGGGCAGGGCCTTGGCGAGTTTGCGGTAGTCGGTCCACTTGAACGCGGCCAGGACGGCGCTGCCGCCGAACAGGGCGGTCCAGATCGCGTCCCAGCCGGACAGGCCGCCCAGCGGCACCAAGACGCCGGACGCGCCGCCGAAGATACCGGCCATGACGCTCCAACGGCGGGCGCTGCGCAGTCGCCTGCGCAGCCGCTTGACGGATTGCGGTACTCCCGAACCAAACCAGCCCATGACTGAGAGCTCCTAACTTTGCCGCATTTCCTGCTGCGCGCCCACCAGGCGGCGCCTGGCGGCGTTGTCGGCACTTCGGCATCCAACCCCGGGATGCCGCAGCACCTCCGCCTTGCCATCCACTCGCCTGGAGGCCGCTCGCGACGGAAGACGACAAAGTCAGAAGCTCCAGGTATCCCGCGATGCCCGGGATCAACCCGCCGCGGCGTCCCGGTTCTTGTCGTTGCTCAGGCTGGCGCGGATCTCGTCCAGCCGGGAGACGCTGGCCGGTTTCTCCTCGGCCTCGGCCCCGCCGATCGCGGTCTTGTCGGAGCCGCCGATCTTGTCGCCCTGGAGGCTGGCGCGGATCTGTTCGAGCCGGGAGGCGCCCGCCATGTCTACTGTGGCCTTCTGGATTTCCATCATCCGGCCCTCGACGGAGTTGCCCGCCAGGTCGGCGCGGCCCATCGCGGTGGCGTAGCGCTTCTCGATCTTGTCGCGCACCTCGTCGAGGCTGGGCACGTTGCCCGGCGCCGCCAGCGAGGACATCGACTCCAGAGAGGACGCGATGGTCTCCTGCATCTTGGCCTGTTCCAGCTGCGACAGCAGCTTGGAGCGCTCGGCCAGCTTCTGCTGCAGGATCATCTGGTTGTTCTCCACGGCCTGGCGTGCCTGCTCGGCGGCACTGATCGCCTGGTCGTGCATGGACTTCATGTCTTCCATGGACTGCTCGGACGAGACCAGCTGACCGGCGAGCACCTGCGCGGTGTTCTCGTACTCGGTGGCCTTCTTCTCGTCGCCCTCGGCGCGGGCCTTGTCGGCCAGCACCAGCGCCTGACGCGCCTGGGACTGCAGCTTCTCGACCTCGGACATCGTCCGCGACAGCTTCATCTCCAGCTGCCGCTGGTTGCCGATGACGGCGGCGGCCTGCCGGGTCAGCGCCTGGTGCTGGCGCTGCGCCTCCTCGACGGCCTGCTGGATCTGGATCTTCGGATCGGCGTGCTCGTCAATCTTGGCGCCGAACAGCGCCATCATGTAGTTCCAACCCTTGGCAAAGGGATTGGCCATGTCGCGATCCTTCCCAGGCTTACAGCGTTGTGACAATCAAGTGTATGGTCTCACCGCTCACAGCCTTCGTCCACTCCAGCCGCGATCACGGCGGCTCAGGCGACCAGGCTGGCCTCTGCCGAGGAGGCGCTGCGGGAGGCGGACTTGGCGGCGCGGGCCTTGCGGGCCCGGTGGGCGGCCAGTGACACCGGTGGCGGCAGTGGCCTCGGGCCCACCGCGGTGACGGTGTGGCCGGGCACCGGTTCCCGGTTGAGCGGCAGCTCGGTGAGCGTGCGCCGGTCCTCCAGATGCGACACCGCGTGCGGGGCGGCGTACAGCCGCTGCTCCTCGCGGGCCACCTCGGTGGTCGCCTCGCCCAGCACGTCCGACAACGGCACGTCCAGGGCCTCGCAAATGGACGACAGCAGTTCGCTGGACGCCTCTTTCTGACCCCGCTCCACCTCGGAGAGGTACCCGAGACTCACGTTCGCAGCGGCCGAGACGTCGCGCAGGGTGCGACGCTGTTGCCGTCTGCGGATCCGCAGCGTCTCCCCAATGATTCGACGCAGCAACACCATCGCAGTCTCCTGTCTTCACGCGCGCCCTGGCCCGCCGTCGCACTTGTTCTTCTCGCGGGCACAACTGTTGTAACCGGGTCGCAGGCCAGATTACTCCGCGGGCGTGACGAATTCGCGTCCGCGCGGGTCCAAACGTTCCATCAGGAGGCCCTTGGCCGCCTCGACCGTGGCGCGACACACCTCGGCGCGGCCGCCCGACAGGGCCAGTTTCCGGGCGGTGACCTCGCCGGACGGGTCGGCGACCGCGATCCACACGGTGCCCGGGGGCTGCCCGCCGTGGGCCTCGGGCCCGGCCGCTCCGGTGGTGCCCACGCCCCAGTCGGCCCCGGTCCGGTCGCGGGCGCCCAGCGCCAGCGCGGCGGCGACCTCGCGGGACACCACGCCCGCGGAGTCGATGACCTCGGCCGGGACGCCGAGCAGTTCGGTCTTCATGCGGGGTGTGTAGGCGACGATTCCGGCGGTGAACACGGCGCTGGCGCCGGGTGCGGCGGTCACGGCCGCGGCGAACAGTCCGCCGGTCAGGGATTCGGCGCAGGCCAGGTGCTGGCCGCGCCGTTTCAGCGCGGCCACGATGTCGGCGGCGGTCACGGTGGTCACGCCTTGTCGTCCTGGGGTGTCGGTTCGACGGCTCCTGCGGCGGCTCCGGTGTCGCCGTCGCCGTTGCGGCCCGCCTGGTGGCGCAGCCGCACCACCTGGACGATGTAGTCGGCGCCGCTGACGACGGTCGCGATGGTGGCCGCGGCCATCACCCACGGGGCCAGCATCGCCAGCAGTTCCGGCAGCGGCACCAGGTACCACACGATGGCGACGATCTGCAGCACCGTCTTGATCTTGCCGCCCCGGCTGGCGGCGATGATGCCCAGCCGGATCACCCAGAACCGCAGCGCCGTGATCCCCAGTTCCCGTACCAGGATCACGATCGTGACCCACCACGGCAGCAGGTCCCACAGCGAGAACAGCACCAGGGCGGTCCCGGTGAGGGCCTTGTCGGCGATCGGGTCGGCGATCTTGCCGAAGGCGGTGACCTGCCCGATGCGGCGGGCCAGCCAGCCGTCCACGTAGTCGGTGACCGCCGCGGCCGTGAACACCAGGGCGGCGGCCCACCGCCAGCCCGGGTTGGTGAACTGCGATTCGATGGCGCACAGCACGAACGCCGGGATCAGCAGCAGCCGCAGCACCGTCAGCAGGTTCGGGATGTTGTATATCGACGCGCCGGGCGCCTCGCGGGGCACGGTCAGTCCTTCGCCGCGCGATACTCGGCGACCAGGTCGACGCCGATGCTGTCGACGACGGTCGCGGAGACGATGTCGCCGGGCCGCAGGCCGTCGACCTCGCCGATCAGGGCGGTGCTGCCGTCGACCTCGGGCGCCTGGTGGGCGGCACGGCCGTCGACGCCGGAGTCGTCGGCGCTGTCGACCACGACGGACACGGTCTCGCCGATGCGTTCGGCGGCCCGCTGCGCGGTGACCTCCTCGGCGAGCACGCTGATGTGGTCGTGCCGTTTGACGATCACGTCCTCGTCGACGTGTCCGTCCAGGTCGGCGGCCTCGGTGCCGTCCTCGTCGGAGTAGCTGAAAACGCCGACGGCGTCCAGCCGCGCCTGCGACAGGAACCGTTCCAGTTCGGCGGCGTCGGCGTCGGTCTCGCCGGGGAAGCCGACGATGACGTTGGTGCGCACCCCGGCCAGCGGCGACAGGCCGCGGATGGTCTCCAGCAGCTCCAGGAAGCCCTCGGTGGAACCGAAGCGGCGCATCCGGCGCAGCAGGTCCCGGCTGGAGTGCTGGAACGACAGGTCGAAGTACGGGGCCACGCCGGGGGTGGTGGCGATGGTCTCCACCAGCGAGGGACGCAGTTCGGCGGGCTGGAGGTACGACACCCGCACCCGCTCGATGCCGTCCACGGCCGCCAACTGGGGCAGCAGCTTCTCCAGCGCGGCCGCGTCGGACAGGTCCTTGCCGTAGGAGGTGGTGTTCTCGCTGACCAGGGTCACCTCGACGACGCCCTGTTCGGCCAGCCACTGCGCCTCGGCAAGGATCTCGCCGGGATCGCGCGACACGAACGCGCCCCGGAACGACGGGATGGCGCAGAACGCGCACCGGCGGTCGCAGCCCGAGGCGATCTTGAGGTTGGCCACCGGGCCGCTGGTGAGGCGGCGCCGCATCACCTTCAGGTGCGCGGGCATGGCGGTGTCGTCGGTGTCGGGCGCGGCGTGGCCGGGGATGACGGCGGTGGCCTCGCGGCGCTTGACCGGACTGATGGGCAGCAGCGTGCGCCGGTCGGTGGGCGTGTGGGAGGCGATCTTCTCGCCCCGGGCGATGGCGTCCAGGCGCGCGGCGATGTCGGGGTAGTGGTCGAAACCGAGCACGGCGTCGGCCTCGGGGAGGCTGTCGGCCAGCTGGGTGCCGTAGCGTTCGGCCAGGCAGCCGGTGGCCACCACCTTGGCCCCGGTGTCGGAGGCCTCCAGCAGCATGTCGATGGAGTCCTGCTTGGCGGTCTCGATGAACCCGCAGGTGTTGACCATCACGACGTCGGCGTCGCTGCCGTCGTCGGTGACCTCCCAGCCGCCGTTCGCCAGCCGGGCGGCGAGTTCCTCGGAGTCGACGTCGTTGCGGGCACAACCGAGGGTCACGACGGCGACGCGTCGCGAGGAGGGTACCGGCGGAGTCTCAGACACGACTGCGAGAGTACCGACTCCGCGAACAGCCGTGGCGCAACGCCCGCGCACCGGACATTTCACCCAGGCTCGCGGGACCGGAATGTCGGCACCAGTGGGGCGGTTGTGGTGACGAGTATCGCTTCCATCAACCGAAAGGACCACCATGCCGCAGCTGGAGGGCAAGGGCGCCGTCGTGACCGGCGGTTCGCGCGGGATCGGCCGCGCCATCGTCGAGCGGCTGGCCGCCGACGGCGCCACCGTCGTTTTCAGTTACGCCAGCAACAAGACCGCCGCCGACGAGGTGGTCGCCACCGTGACCGCGTCCGGCGGCACCGCGCACGCCGTGGCCGCCGACTTCACCGACCCCGAGGCCCCCGAACGCCTGATGGCCGCCGCCGCGGAACTGCTGCCCGGCCTGGACATCCTGGTCAACAACGCGGTCATGGAGATCACCCCGACTCCCCTGACCGAGGTCACCGACGAACTGTTCGACACGACCTTCACCGCCAACGCCCGCGCGCCGTTCCAGACCCTGCGGTACGCCGCCAAGAACATGAACGACGACGGCCGCGTCATCAACATCTCGACGCTCAACACCTCCCGGCCGTTTCCCGGCCTGACCACCTACGTGTCCGGCAAGGGCGCGCTGGAGCAGATGACCAACGTGGCCGCGTTCGAGCTGGGCGCGCGCGGCATCACCGCCAACGTGGTCTCCCCCGGCGCCACCGACACCGACCTGTTGCGCGACACCAATCCGCCCGAGGCCCTGGAGATGCTCAACACGATGACCCCGCTGGGGCGGCTGGGCCTGCCGTCCGACATCGCCGACGTGGTGTCGTTCCTGGCCGGTCCCGACTCCCGCTGGATCACCGGTCAGAACATCCGTGCCACCGGTGGCCTGATGTAACCCCCGCCGTAATGGGACCGTAAGGCGCTGACGGCGCTCTACGGTCCCGTTTCACGGTTATATGGACACATGGCCCGTATCCCGTACCGCAAGCCCTGGTTCATCGTCACGGCCGTGATCGTCGTGGCCGGACTGGGTGTCGCCCTGTACCTGTTCCAGCCGTGGCTGTTGTTCGTGGACAAGACCGTCGACGAGAAGCTGCCCGAGGCCCAGTCGACGTCGCAGGAGTCCGACGACGAGGACACGAAGTCCACACCGGAGGGACCGGTCGACGTGGCGTCCGGGGACTTCGTCTCGCAGGAGCACACGACCTCGGGCGAGGCCCGCCTGGTGAAGAACGCCGACGGCTCGCACGTGCTGGCCATCGAGGGGCTCGACACCTCCAACGGCCCGGATCTGCGGGTGTGGCTGACGGATCAGAAGGTCGACGCGGACGAGTGGTTCGTGTTCGACGACGGCTACTACGTCGAGTTGGGCGAGCTGAAGGGCAACAAGGGCGACCAGGTCTATGAGGTGCCCGACGACGTCGACCTGGACAAGGTCACCAGCGTATCGGTGTGGTGCAAGCGTTTCAGCGTGTCGTTCGGTGCGGCGGAGTTGACCTGACCGGGAACTTTTACACGTCGTAGAGCGACTGTCCGGGGGACAGCGCACTTCGCCTTCGAAGGAGTCCCCCATGAACAGTTCACGTAGGACGGTCCTGCGCGCCGCCGTCGCCGGAAGCCTCGGTGTCGGCCTCGCGGCCTCGAGCTCGTCCCCCGTCGCGGCCCGCGAGCCTGGCGGCGACGGACCTCGCATCGGAATCCTGCTGTACGAAGGGTTCTCGCTGCTGGACCCGACCGGCCCCGCGGAGGTGCTCAGCCGGGTGCCCGGCGCCGAGGTCGTGATGATCGGCGAGCGGACCGGGCCGGTGCGCTGCGACACCGGTCAGGCGGCA containing:
- a CDS encoding VOC family protein, with protein sequence MVATVRHITVDCANAYELARFWSEVTGWPISDQDEPGDAEVLLEAPAPMPGMLFIQVPEGKHSEPRTGRRIHLDVIPTDRTRDEEVERLKGIGAAGYEDHRKPDGTGWVTMADPEGNLFCVERSAAERA
- a CDS encoding aminoglycoside phosphotransferase family protein, coding for MRTVPEPVAELIRDIFEEAGERWLAALPDLIADRCDAWDLEITGEAFTGGTHSYVAPVRRADGSSAVLKLTVVDEENRAEATALHHYNGEGAVKLYDYDPGTGAMLMELATPGSPLVQQSYEGVVLEGSPENADKIDIASALYRRLWREPVATPGYPSLPLVRDLVAVWESEIPANADGELPAHLVAQAVDLCRELAKPDGPEGIVNRDTHLGNIVAAQREPWLLIDPKPLLGERAFDAGFFIDKQIHHRPEAGFACQVVARTAEGLGVAPERARAWAFLRAMENAAWAVDDELPERVASEVAIAEALR
- the pspM gene encoding phage shock envelope stress response protein PspM, with amino-acid sequence MGWFGSGVPQSVKRLRRRLRSARRWSVMAGIFGGASGVLVPLGGLSGWDAIWTALFGGSAVLAAFKWTDYRKLAKALPAENEQLAVYGTAALSAEAQNIAGAIAGKVRRGRMAVQYRNSAASHGWQRLEAAALAFDEIAPRLAGPAADTLVDVRESQRALRDLADQIRSVEKSVNITPPDRRGSLTETHGLMVERFETGVSAYEDLVGAAAQVVAEQGALDGVVSGEDPTMTRLNEATSKLSGLAEGIGQMREFHTGVQPRIPPQT
- a CDS encoding PspA/IM30 family protein, whose amino-acid sequence is MANPFAKGWNYMMALFGAKIDEHADPKIQIQQAVEEAQRQHQALTRQAAAVIGNQRQLEMKLSRTMSEVEKLQSQARQALVLADKARAEGDEKKATEYENTAQVLAGQLVSSEQSMEDMKSMHDQAISAAEQARQAVENNQMILQQKLAERSKLLSQLEQAKMQETIASSLESMSSLAAPGNVPSLDEVRDKIEKRYATAMGRADLAGNSVEGRMMEIQKATVDMAGASRLEQIRASLQGDKIGGSDKTAIGGAEAEEKPASVSRLDEIRASLSNDKNRDAAAG
- a CDS encoding helix-turn-helix domain-containing protein — protein: MVLLRRIIGETLRIRRRQQRRTLRDVSAAANVSLGYLSEVERGQKEASSELLSSICEALDVPLSDVLGEATTEVAREEQRLYAAPHAVSHLEDRRTLTELPLNREPVPGHTVTAVGPRPLPPPVSLAAHRARKARAAKSASRSASSAEASLVA
- a CDS encoding CinA family protein yields the protein MTTVTAADIVAALKRRGQHLACAESLTGGLFAAAVTAAPGASAVFTAGIVAYTPRMKTELLGVPAEVIDSAGVVSREVAAALALGARDRTGADWGVGTTGAAGPEAHGGQPPGTVWIAVADPSGEVTARKLALSGGRAEVCRATVEAAKGLLMERLDPRGREFVTPAE
- the pgsA gene encoding CDP-diacylglycerol--glycerol-3-phosphate 3-phosphatidyltransferase; this encodes MPREAPGASIYNIPNLLTVLRLLLIPAFVLCAIESQFTNPGWRWAAALVFTAAAVTDYVDGWLARRIGQVTAFGKIADPIADKALTGTALVLFSLWDLLPWWVTIVILVRELGITALRFWVIRLGIIAASRGGKIKTVLQIVAIVWYLVPLPELLAMLAPWVMAAATIATVVSGADYIVQVVRLRHQAGRNGDGDTGAAAGAVEPTPQDDKA
- the rimO gene encoding 30S ribosomal protein S12 methylthiotransferase RimO; protein product: MSETPPVPSSRRVAVVTLGCARNDVDSEELAARLANGGWEVTDDGSDADVVMVNTCGFIETAKQDSIDMLLEASDTGAKVVATGCLAERYGTQLADSLPEADAVLGFDHYPDIAARLDAIARGEKIASHTPTDRRTLLPISPVKRREATAVIPGHAAPDTDDTAMPAHLKVMRRRLTSGPVANLKIASGCDRRCAFCAIPSFRGAFVSRDPGEILAEAQWLAEQGVVEVTLVSENTTSYGKDLSDAAALEKLLPQLAAVDGIERVRVSYLQPAELRPSLVETIATTPGVAPYFDLSFQHSSRDLLRRMRRFGSTEGFLELLETIRGLSPLAGVRTNVIVGFPGETDADAAELERFLSQARLDAVGVFSYSDEDGTEAADLDGHVDEDVIVKRHDHISVLAEEVTAQRAAERIGETVSVVVDSADDSGVDGRAAHQAPEVDGSTALIGEVDGLRPGDIVSATVVDSIGVDLVAEYRAAKD
- a CDS encoding SDR family oxidoreductase gives rise to the protein MPQLEGKGAVVTGGSRGIGRAIVERLAADGATVVFSYASNKTAADEVVATVTASGGTAHAVAADFTDPEAPERLMAAAAELLPGLDILVNNAVMEITPTPLTEVTDELFDTTFTANARAPFQTLRYAAKNMNDDGRVINISTLNTSRPFPGLTTYVSGKGALEQMTNVAAFELGARGITANVVSPGATDTDLLRDTNPPEALEMLNTMTPLGRLGLPSDIADVVSFLAGPDSRWITGQNIRATGGLM
- a CDS encoding DM13 domain-containing protein — its product is MARIPYRKPWFIVTAVIVVAGLGVALYLFQPWLLFVDKTVDEKLPEAQSTSQESDDEDTKSTPEGPVDVASGDFVSQEHTTSGEARLVKNADGSHVLAIEGLDTSNGPDLRVWLTDQKVDADEWFVFDDGYYVELGELKGNKGDQVYEVPDDVDLDKVTSVSVWCKRFSVSFGAAELT